A window of the Deltaproteobacteria bacterium genome harbors these coding sequences:
- a CDS encoding FAD-binding oxidoreductase, with the protein MTFFNTFTRERVLKILLRTVVVVALLPVGHIFLAFVNDNTHPRANPPPDALNDASHLNITVGVDIVHLSPDLEATQGLLRDAFEKSVATERPVSIGGARHSMGRQSLNRGGIYIDTTGFNRMKLDEESNILKVQAGAIWKDVIAYLHPLNRAVSVMQTNHDFSVGGTLSVNAHGWQHDKGPVGSTVVKFDLMLADGTIHRCSPSENSELFSLALGGYGLFGVILDVWLNVVPNAVYQSTHKTSQLDGFVEVWNGLAQKDNVQMLYGRLSIDPGDLFGEVLLTGYSPIPWSKPIPPLEPPKLGRLGRAVFRGSVESDFGKKIRWTLEKWAGGEASGTYPRSVLQNEPVELFANRDPERTDILHEYFIPPGQVVSFIKSAGAIVSSCETDLLNVTVRSVNEDTRSFLRYADQDMFALVMLFNYERTLVADKKMQACTVKLIDTALAHNGRYYLPYRLHATQEQFEKAYPQARSFFSAKMKWDENELFQNGLYHAYGKSLLSAK; encoded by the coding sequence ATGACGTTTTTCAATACATTTACGCGCGAGCGAGTTTTAAAGATACTCTTACGAACTGTCGTGGTTGTAGCCCTCCTGCCGGTGGGGCATATCTTTCTTGCCTTTGTGAATGACAATACACATCCAAGAGCAAACCCACCACCCGATGCCTTAAACGATGCGAGCCATCTGAACATCACAGTGGGAGTAGATATTGTTCATCTCTCTCCCGACTTGGAAGCAACCCAGGGACTTCTGCGAGATGCTTTTGAGAAATCAGTTGCCACCGAGAGGCCAGTTTCTATCGGTGGTGCGCGGCATTCTATGGGTCGCCAAAGCCTAAATCGGGGCGGAATTTATATCGATACAACAGGCTTCAACAGGATGAAGCTTGATGAAGAGTCAAACATCCTCAAGGTTCAGGCAGGTGCAATCTGGAAAGACGTCATTGCTTACCTTCATCCGCTCAACCGTGCAGTTTCTGTTATGCAAACCAATCATGATTTTTCTGTGGGCGGCACACTAAGTGTCAATGCGCATGGTTGGCAGCACGATAAGGGGCCTGTGGGCTCCACAGTGGTAAAGTTTGACCTGATGCTCGCCGATGGAACCATTCATCGCTGTAGCCCATCTGAAAATTCTGAATTGTTCAGTTTGGCGCTCGGTGGGTACGGGTTGTTTGGTGTTATTTTAGATGTTTGGCTCAATGTGGTGCCGAACGCGGTATACCAGTCCACTCATAAAACTTCCCAGCTCGATGGGTTTGTTGAGGTATGGAATGGACTCGCTCAAAAAGATAATGTGCAAATGCTGTATGGGCGTTTAAGCATCGATCCGGGTGACCTTTTCGGTGAAGTCCTTCTTACGGGTTACAGCCCTATTCCCTGGTCAAAGCCTATTCCACCGTTAGAGCCGCCCAAGCTAGGCCGGCTTGGTCGAGCGGTTTTCCGCGGGTCCGTTGAAAGTGATTTTGGCAAGAAAATTAGATGGACCCTTGAGAAGTGGGCCGGTGGTGAGGCCAGTGGAACGTACCCAAGATCCGTATTGCAAAATGAACCTGTTGAACTCTTTGCGAACCGTGATCCTGAGCGCACAGATATTCTTCATGAATACTTCATTCCGCCAGGGCAGGTTGTCTCTTTTATTAAAAGTGCAGGTGCTATCGTTTCATCTTGCGAAACAGATTTGTTGAATGTGACGGTTCGTTCCGTCAATGAAGACACAAGAAGTTTTCTGCGTTATGCAGACCAAGATATGTTTGCGCTGGTTATGCTCTTTAACTATGAACGAACGTTGGTGGCCGACAAGAAGATGCAGGCCTGCACCGTAAAACTTATTGATACGGCGCTTGCGCACAACGGGCGCTATTACCTGCCTTATCGCCTGCACGCTACTCAGGAGCAGTTTGAAAAGGCCTATCCTCAGGCGCGGTCGTTCTTTAGCGCGAAAATGAAGTGGGATGAAAATGAACTATTTCAAAATGGATTATACCACGCCTACGGAAAGTCGCTTTTGAGCGCAAAGTGA
- a CDS encoding DTW domain-containing protein encodes MNQETQAHRTMCYECFRPQTHCICSLIKTVNNKTGIFILQHPAERNHPFGTARIATLALTNVKLEIAWPGYARNASLEKSIPMPSGILYPSESAVDLADCTPEQRPKNLVVLDGTWNTARTIYRTYPNLRTLPHYKLTPKVQSGYKIRKAPKAEHRSTIEAIWQALSILEPQNNETIHLVEAFNQMIENQIQFQKTHPGRPRRRAKVKAKRKPLPTAFTHDFKNLIIGYGEFFRDPQTKSPLQLYYWAAHKPSSGETFSMGLRPEPNQEEYFPTDEEIEWTGLKPNTVLQGSSQNEFRDAWRNFAGDDYILGTWNETTRRLFEKICPPMQPGLQLKSIYYNVRGSPRDPVPEITDYKDIEASLLSVGGRAQHRLSQGVAVSLWLQQVALKRNFIQIPQPNA; translated from the coding sequence ATGAACCAAGAAACCCAAGCTCATCGCACCATGTGTTACGAGTGCTTTCGACCGCAAACACATTGCATCTGTTCACTTATTAAAACCGTAAACAACAAAACCGGAATCTTTATTCTTCAGCATCCCGCAGAACGCAATCACCCTTTTGGAACTGCACGCATCGCCACACTGGCACTTACCAATGTTAAACTTGAAATCGCTTGGCCCGGCTACGCACGCAATGCAAGCCTTGAAAAAAGTATCCCGATGCCAAGCGGCATATTATACCCTTCAGAAAGCGCCGTCGACTTAGCCGATTGTACCCCAGAGCAGCGGCCCAAGAACCTTGTCGTTCTCGACGGGACCTGGAACACTGCGCGAACAATCTACCGAACCTATCCCAATTTAAGAACGCTTCCTCATTATAAACTCACTCCAAAAGTCCAAAGCGGTTATAAAATCCGCAAGGCCCCCAAGGCCGAGCACCGTTCTACCATCGAAGCCATCTGGCAAGCACTCTCGATTCTAGAGCCCCAAAACAACGAGACTATCCACCTCGTCGAAGCCTTCAACCAAATGATCGAGAACCAAATCCAGTTTCAAAAGACCCACCCCGGACGACCAAGACGCCGGGCAAAGGTTAAAGCCAAACGAAAGCCGTTACCCACCGCGTTCACCCATGACTTCAAAAACTTAATCATAGGCTACGGTGAATTTTTTCGTGATCCTCAAACGAAAAGTCCTCTCCAACTTTATTACTGGGCTGCACATAAACCATCTAGTGGCGAAACTTTTTCGATGGGTCTGCGCCCCGAACCAAACCAGGAGGAATATTTTCCCACTGATGAAGAAATTGAGTGGACCGGTTTAAAACCCAACACCGTTCTTCAAGGTAGCTCCCAAAATGAATTCAGAGATGCCTGGCGCAATTTTGCTGGCGACGATTATATTTTGGGCACTTGGAATGAAACCACCCGAAGACTCTTCGAGAAGATATGCCCACCCATGCAGCCCGGCCTCCAACTCAAGAGCATTTATTACAACGTTCGAGGAAGCCCTCGTGACCCGGTTCCTGAAATCACGGACTATAAAGATATTGAAGCATCTTTACTAAGCGTGGGAGGACGGGCTCAACACCGACTCAGCCAAGGCGTGGCCGTCAGTCTCTGGCTGCAGCAAGTGGCCTTAAAAAGAAACTTCATTCAAATACCTCAACCGAATGCTTAG